The genomic window AACTGAATCAGCCTGTAAGGCAATTCCTCTGGAAAGGGCGCCGGATGACCTATGCTCTTTGCAGAAACCGCAGGAAATGTCCAGACACTTTTAGTCCATTCCAAAAACTGTTCCTTATTTATCGTACTCTCTTTATTAGCCCTTTTCCTTGTAAAAGATTCCTTAGAAAATATCAAAATATATTCATGGATATCTCTTAGCACTGGATTTGCCGCTGAAAGCCATGTACCCCAGGCGGTTGACGGGCTTGCACTTGAAGCCTTATTCCATATAATCTCTCCTCTCATTAAGAAACCTATTTCCAGCATATCTTCAATTATATAGCTGTGCAATGGGATATAAGGTTTTCTGCCGAGATTTGCTATATTTATACATGCCCTTCCACCTGTGACAAGTTTTTTGTAAGTCTCTTTGAAAACTCTTTTTAATAATTCTCTGTATTCTTCTAAAGATAAATCCTCATCATATTCCTTTTTTACATTATATGGAGGTGAAGTTATCATTAAATGTATACTATTGTCGGGCAGTTCATTCATATTTTCACTGGATTTGCAATATATCTTGTCTAATTTGTCAGGTGGAACCGGGTTTTCTATATATTTTACCGGCACTGGCATTTTTTTATCGGCATAAAGTTTACTATTATAAAATTCGGATGAGTCATGGTTTATCCTTCCAGACGTTCCGAAGGAGCTGGTCTTTGTACCGCGACGATTGTACATTGACTCCGGCATCCTCTCACCTCCCGATATCAACCTCCCAGTTTGTTTATCTGATGGGCGGCGAATCCTGCTCCGAAGCCGTTGTCGATGTTGACCACGGTAATGCCTCCGGCGCAGGAGTTGAGCATGGTGAGCAGCGCCGAAAGTCCGTGAAAGCTTGCGCCATAACCCACACTGGTAGGAACGGCTATGACGGGTTTGTCCACCAGGCCCGCCACCACGCTGGCCAGAGCCCCTTCCATGCCCGCCACCACTATGACCACCCGGGCTTTATGCAGGACATCCATATTCATAAAAAGCCGATGTATCCCCGCCACACCTACGTCGTAGAGCCTTTCCACCTCATTCCCGAAGACTTCGGCGGTAACGGCGGCCTCTTCGGCCACAGGGATATCGGAAGTTCCTGCAGAAACCACGGCTATAACACCTTTATTCTGCGGCAATTTTTCCCGCTCTATCAGGAAAATCCTGGCATCATCATAGTATTTTGCATCGGGGGCAATTTTTTTTACTTCTTCAAAGATGTTTTTATCTGCCCGGGTTCCCATGACAACACTGTTTTTTACCAGCATATGCCGGACTATCTCTATTATGCGGTGCAGAGTCTTGCCCTGGCAAAATATGACCTCCGGCACTCCTCGCCTCAGCGCCCGGTGATGGTCGATCCTGGCAAACCCCAGATCCTCATAAGGAAGGTCCCGGAGATTTTGTATGACTTTATCTATGGTCACTCTGTCATTTTTATAATCTTCAAGGAGCTCTCTAATATTTTCCAAATTAATTTCCATCTTTTGCACCTACTATTTTAATTTATCCAGGCGGCCTTTTCTCCTTCTTTTAACACTTCGTTCATGCTGCCGGTCCTGTAACCTAAAAGGTCAAGTGTTACATAGCTAAAACCCGCTTGTTTTATTTTCTGCGCCACCTGTTCCCGCAAATCCCTGTCAAAGAACCGGCTCATCTCCCCGGGCTCCACCTCTATGCGGGCTATATCACGGTGGCTCCTCACCCTGTACTGAGAAAATCCTGCGTTCCTTAAAACTTCTTCAGCCCGGGCTACCCTGTTCAACTTTTCTTTAGTTATTTTTTCACCATAAGGAAATCTCGACGAAAGGCACGCAAAGGAAGGTTTATCCCAGGTAGGAAGGCCCATTTTTTTTGAAAGAGCCCTTATATCGTCTTTGGTAATGCCCGATTCCTTTAAAGGACTTCTTACCCCCAGTTCCCTGACAGCTCTCATGCCCGGTCGGAAATCTGCCGTATCGTCAAAGTTGGAACCATCCACCACGAAATTTAAGCCTTCCTGGCGGGCAATATCCAACAATTTACCAAAAAGTTCCTTTTTACAATAGTAGCAGCGTTCCGGTGGATTATCGGAAAAGCCGGGGATGTCCAGTTCTTCTGACTCTATAATTTTGTGGCGGGCTCCCAGCATGCCGGCAAGCCTTACGGCATCCTGTAATTCCCTTTCGGGATATGTGGCAGACTTTGCCGTCACTGCCAGAACATTATCACTTCCCAGTGTATCCAGACAAACTTTCAACAAAAAGGTGCTGTCCACACCCCCCGAAAAAGCCACCAGTACACTGGTTAAGCCTTTTATCACCGACTTCAGTTGCTGTAACTTTTGCTCTAAATCCTGTTCAGTTGGCATTTAAAAGCCCCCTTTTTTTAAAAATGATTACTGATTATGATGAGAACGGCAGGCTGAGCGGAGGTGCCGGACCATCTCCCGGCAGGAATGCGACTTTTAAAACCGCAATCATTATTTGCTTATGTGTCAATGGAACCGTCCCCGTGACACACACGTCACACCAGCCTTGCACCTTTAAACTCCTCCACAACCCTGTCGGCCAGGCGGCTGTAACGCATCAATGCCCTGTTGTTATGTATTGCTATGCTCAGGGCCTGTTTTGTGCCCACCAGTACCAGTAGTTTTTTCGCCCGGGTAATGGCCGTATAGAGCAGATTTCTCTGAAGCATCACGTAGTGCTGAGTGGTGATGGGCATCACCACCGCCGAAAACTCGTTGCCCTGGCTCTTGTGGACCGAAAGGGCATAAGCCAGGCTGAGCTCTTCCAGGTCCTGGGCCTGATAAACCACTTCCCGATCCTGTCCGGGTTCGGTAAAGGCCACCAGCACTCTGCCCTCTTCATCAATCTTTATTATCCTCCCCAGGTCGCCGTTAAACACTTCCTTGTCATAATTGTTTTTTATTTGCATGACCCTGTCACCTTCCCGGAAGGTAAGGGAACGGAAGCGCCATTCCTTTTTACCCGTGTCAGGAGGATTTAAAAGCTGCTGCAGTTTTTCATTGAGGTTCATTACTCCAACTATTCCTTTTTTCATGGGGGTTATGACCTGAATATCTTCCATGGGATCAAGGCCGGCGTATCCCGGCAGTCTGGTTTTAACCAGGGCCAGAACGGTATTCAAAATCTCTTCCGGCGGGATCACCTGTTCAAAGAAAAAATCCTTGCCCTTTACATTGAGATACGGGAAAAATCCCTGATTTATCCTGTGGGCATTTACCACTATCATGCTTTCCCGGGCCTGCCGGAAAATCTCATCCAGTACCACCACGGGTACTTTGCCGCTGGCTATAACTTCCCGGAGCACGCTGCCGGGGCCAACAGATGGAAGCTGGTCTTTGTCACCCACCAGGATGAGCCTTGCCCCGGGCTTCAATGCCGAAAGCAGGTGGTGCATCAGGATGATGTCCACCATGGAGGTCTCATCGACGATTATTACATCTTCATCCAGCGGTTCATCCTGGTTTTTACCGAAGGCCATGCTTCCCTCTTCATAGGCCTTGTATTCCAGGAGGCGATGTATGGTTTTGGCTTCCTGCCCGGTGGCTTCCGCCATACGCTTGGCGGCCCGGCCCGTGGGGGCTGCCAGGGCCACTTTGAGTTTTTGCCCCTGGAAAAATTCTATGAGGCTTTTCACCGTGGTGGTCTTGCCGGTTCCCGGGCCTCCTGTGATGACCAGGACGCCTGAAGATGCGGCCGCCTCCAGCGCTTCCCGCTGCCTTTTTGCAAGTTTAATGGAACATTTTTTCTCGATACGGTCAATGTGTTCTGCGGAAATCTTAAGGGGTTTGTCCCCCATGACGGCCAAAAGAAACAGCCGCCGAGCCACGGCCTTTTCCGAAAGATAAAAGCCTGCAAGGTAAATTTCCTCCCTGCCCCAGGTTTTTTCTATCACCACATCTTCTTTTTCCGCCAGTGCCCGTAGAGATTGTTCCAATAAAGATTCGTCTTCTATTTCCAGAAGATCCTTGGCTTTATGTATGAGTTCCTGTTTCGGCAGAAATACATGACCGTCTTCCGCGGCATTCAGAAGGGTATATTTCAGGCCTGAGGAGAGTCTCTCCGTAGAATTTTCGGCCATTCCCATCTTGAGGGCAATCTTATCGGCGGTCTTAAAACCTATACCGTAGACCTCGTCCGCCAGCCTGTAAGGGTTTTCTTTCAGGACTTCTATAGACTTTTCCCTGTACTTTTTATATACTTTTACAGCCACGCCCGGCCCTATACCGTATTGCTGCAAAAACAGCATTATCGCCCTGGTCTCCTGCTGTTCCCTGAAAGACTCCGCAATCATTTCTTTCCTTTTCTCGCCGATACCCTCCAATTCCAGAAGTTCATCGGGAGATTCCCCCAAAACCTCCAGGGATCTTTCGCCGAACTTCTCAACTATTTTTTTAGCTGTCACAGGCCCGATACCTCGGATTACTCCTGAAGCCAGATAATTTTCAATATCTTTTATACCGGCGGGCATCACCGTCTCATAATACTCCACTTTGAGCTGGTATCCGTAATCCTTGTGCATCACCCAGTTCCCCCGGAGCTTGAGCACTTCCCCCACTTCCAATGAGGGAAAATACCCGACGGCCGTCACTATGTCGTTATTCTCTTTTATAGAAACTCTTACTACTGTAAAGCAATTTTCCTCATTGTGATAGGAAATCCTCTCTACGGTGCCTTCCATCTCCACCATGCGGCCCACTCCTGATGTGAAATTATCTTTAAAAGGCCAGGAAAAATCCTGCGTTCATTGTACCATTTTTTTATGTATCGTGCAACATAGCCCTCTAATTTTCGAGGTTCGAGATTCGAAGTTCGAGGTTTGATTAAGTTGGAATTGTCCTTTATGGCAATTCCCTCTATTCGAATTACGAACGTCTAACTTCGAGCATGCCGTCTCCTTCTTTTCTTTGTCTGACCTCCGGCTTCCAG from Biomaibacter acetigenes includes these protein-coding regions:
- the larB gene encoding nickel pincer cofactor biosynthesis protein LarB → MNLENIRELLEDYKNDRVTIDKVIQNLRDLPYEDLGFARIDHHRALRRGVPEVIFCQGKTLHRIIEIVRHMLVKNSVVMGTRADKNIFEEVKKIAPDAKYYDDARIFLIEREKLPQNKGVIAVVSAGTSDIPVAEEAAVTAEVFGNEVERLYDVGVAGIHRLFMNMDVLHKARVVIVVAGMEGALASVVAGLVDKPVIAVPTSVGYGASFHGLSALLTMLNSCAGGITVVNIDNGFGAGFAAHQINKLGG
- the larE gene encoding ATP-dependent sacrificial sulfur transferase LarE, with protein sequence MPTEQDLEQKLQQLKSVIKGLTSVLVAFSGGVDSTFLLKVCLDTLGSDNVLAVTAKSATYPERELQDAVRLAGMLGARHKIIESEELDIPGFSDNPPERCYYCKKELFGKLLDIARQEGLNFVVDGSNFDDTADFRPGMRAVRELGVRSPLKESGITKDDIRALSKKMGLPTWDKPSFACLSSRFPYGEKITKEKLNRVARAEEVLRNAGFSQYRVRSHRDIARIEVEPGEMSRFFDRDLREQVAQKIKQAGFSYVTLDLLGYRTGSMNEVLKEGEKAAWIN
- a CDS encoding DNA-methyltransferase; the encoded protein is MPESMYNRRGTKTSSFGTSGRINHDSSEFYNSKLYADKKMPVPVKYIENPVPPDKLDKIYCKSSENMNELPDNSIHLMITSPPYNVKKEYDEDLSLEEYRELLKRVFKETYKKLVTGGRACINIANLGRKPYIPLHSYIIEDMLEIGFLMRGEIIWNKASSASPSTAWGTWLSAANPVLRDIHEYILIFSKESFTRKRANKESTINKEQFLEWTKSVWTFPAVSAKSIGHPAPFPEELPYRLIQLYSFKGDIILDPFCGSGTTCLAALKCQRHYVGYDIEEKYVKLSYSRIDSYLKEQMQEQQKLDFEEKEVGGAFQNVPEMT
- the recD2 gene encoding SF1B family DNA helicase RecD2, with amino-acid sequence MVEMEGTVERISYHNEENCFTVVRVSIKENNDIVTAVGYFPSLEVGEVLKLRGNWVMHKDYGYQLKVEYYETVMPAGIKDIENYLASGVIRGIGPVTAKKIVEKFGERSLEVLGESPDELLELEGIGEKRKEMIAESFREQQETRAIMLFLQQYGIGPGVAVKVYKKYREKSIEVLKENPYRLADEVYGIGFKTADKIALKMGMAENSTERLSSGLKYTLLNAAEDGHVFLPKQELIHKAKDLLEIEDESLLEQSLRALAEKEDVVIEKTWGREEIYLAGFYLSEKAVARRLFLLAVMGDKPLKISAEHIDRIEKKCSIKLAKRQREALEAAASSGVLVITGGPGTGKTTTVKSLIEFFQGQKLKVALAAPTGRAAKRMAEATGQEAKTIHRLLEYKAYEEGSMAFGKNQDEPLDEDVIIVDETSMVDIILMHHLLSALKPGARLILVGDKDQLPSVGPGSVLREVIASGKVPVVVLDEIFRQARESMIVVNAHRINQGFFPYLNVKGKDFFFEQVIPPEEILNTVLALVKTRLPGYAGLDPMEDIQVITPMKKGIVGVMNLNEKLQQLLNPPDTGKKEWRFRSLTFREGDRVMQIKNNYDKEVFNGDLGRIIKIDEEGRVLVAFTEPGQDREVVYQAQDLEELSLAYALSVHKSQGNEFSAVVMPITTQHYVMLQRNLLYTAITRAKKLLVLVGTKQALSIAIHNNRALMRYSRLADRVVEEFKGARLV